Proteins encoded together in one Lysinibacter cavernae window:
- a CDS encoding ABC transporter substrate-binding protein, which produces MKHLTKMITIGAVAALALTGCSSSNGGGDDAAAPSSENMTDVQVGILTIAPSVAMQYGIDEGIFAEHGLNVELQTGQGGAALLPALSSGSMAFAIGNPLSGIVATEKGLDIKIVTGYSNSKADGEDINGVVAKKSSGIESFADLEDKKVSVNTLKTQGDLTISESVKIDGGDPAKVNFLEMPFPDMEAQLSSDNVDAIWIPEPFLSKALADPNNVLIGYPNQTALPGLPTMVALTSGKYATENPKVVKAFQEAMAETLTKAEENPEAVRALLPSFMDMPEAVATNLRMETLDAEVPTQVLSDLGDLMVEYKYVEKTPDVKAMIVSSN; this is translated from the coding sequence ATGAAACACCTCACCAAGATGATCACCATTGGGGCCGTCGCAGCGCTCGCGCTCACCGGATGTAGCTCCTCAAACGGCGGTGGCGATGATGCCGCGGCCCCAAGCTCGGAGAACATGACCGACGTGCAGGTTGGCATCCTCACGATCGCGCCCTCCGTTGCGATGCAGTACGGCATCGACGAAGGAATCTTCGCAGAACACGGCCTCAACGTTGAGCTGCAGACCGGCCAGGGTGGTGCAGCCCTGCTCCCTGCATTGTCCTCGGGTTCGATGGCCTTCGCCATTGGCAACCCGCTCTCCGGCATCGTTGCAACGGAGAAGGGTCTCGACATCAAGATCGTGACGGGCTACAGCAACTCAAAGGCTGACGGCGAAGACATCAACGGCGTCGTGGCAAAGAAATCATCGGGAATCGAGTCGTTCGCCGATCTCGAAGACAAAAAGGTCTCGGTCAACACGCTCAAAACCCAGGGCGACCTCACCATCAGCGAGAGTGTCAAGATTGATGGCGGCGACCCGGCGAAGGTCAACTTCCTTGAAATGCCGTTCCCCGATATGGAGGCGCAGCTCTCGTCAGACAATGTTGACGCGATCTGGATACCAGAACCCTTCCTCAGCAAAGCGCTCGCTGACCCAAATAATGTGCTGATCGGCTACCCGAACCAGACCGCCCTCCCTGGGCTGCCAACAATGGTCGCCCTCACAAGCGGCAAATACGCGACCGAGAACCCAAAGGTGGTAAAGGCGTTCCAGGAGGCCATGGCCGAAACGCTCACAAAGGCTGAGGAAAACCCGGAGGCCGTCCGCGCCCTCCTGCCGTCGTTCATGGATATGCCCGAAGCCGTCGCCACCAACCTGCGCATGGAGACGCTCGACGCGGAGGTACCCACTCAGGTACTGTCGGATCTTGGAGATCTCATGGTCGAGTACAAGTACGTCGAAAAAACACCCGACGTCAAGGCAATGATTGTCAGCTCCAACTAG
- a CDS encoding SDR family oxidoreductase: MSLVGKVAIVTGSGRGLGLAYAQELARQGASVVINDVDEAVAAEAVASIRSAGGNATAVVAPVGPTATADQLVAAALDTYGRLDILVTNAGVLRDTVLWKMSDDDFDTVINVHLRGTFTCVRAAATHFRTQGQGGRIICIGSPTGQRGNFGQTNYAAAKAGIVGMVRTWALELARAEVTVNAVIPVAATAMTDTVPFFAAFNEAAAKGEEMPPFARRVLGYGTPKDVAGLVSFLASDAAAKVTGQAIGAGGDRLQLWSHPEVVATAFQNGGWDYDVLTEDFGSLFGNQQQSVGEKMPDLPAEFQPAPAAQ, from the coding sequence ATGAGCCTTGTCGGAAAAGTTGCCATTGTCACAGGGAGCGGTCGCGGCCTCGGCCTTGCCTACGCCCAAGAACTGGCGCGACAGGGCGCATCCGTTGTCATCAACGATGTTGACGAAGCCGTTGCTGCTGAGGCAGTAGCAAGCATTCGTTCAGCTGGCGGCAACGCAACTGCCGTCGTTGCACCGGTTGGCCCGACAGCAACCGCAGATCAGCTCGTAGCTGCGGCGCTCGACACATACGGACGCCTCGACATCCTCGTCACCAACGCCGGCGTACTCCGCGACACCGTGCTCTGGAAGATGAGCGACGACGACTTCGACACCGTCATCAACGTCCACCTGCGAGGAACATTCACCTGCGTTCGTGCGGCGGCCACCCACTTCCGCACGCAAGGACAGGGTGGGCGCATCATCTGCATCGGCTCTCCAACCGGGCAGCGCGGAAACTTCGGCCAAACCAACTACGCCGCGGCCAAAGCCGGCATTGTCGGCATGGTCCGCACCTGGGCGTTGGAGCTCGCCCGCGCCGAAGTCACCGTCAACGCCGTCATCCCAGTGGCCGCGACAGCCATGACAGACACCGTTCCGTTCTTTGCGGCGTTCAACGAAGCGGCAGCAAAGGGCGAAGAGATGCCACCCTTTGCCCGCCGCGTACTCGGTTACGGCACCCCGAAGGATGTCGCCGGGCTCGTGAGCTTCCTCGCGTCGGATGCGGCCGCAAAGGTCACCGGCCAGGCAATCGGAGCAGGCGGCGACCGACTCCAGCTCTGGTCCCACCCAGAGGTTGTTGCCACGGCATTCCAAAACGGCGGCTGGGACTACGACGTCCTCACCGAAGACTTTGGCTCGCTCTTTGGCAATCAGCAGCAGTCCGTCGGCGAGAAGATGCCAGACCTGCCAGCAGAATTCCAACCAGCGCCAGCGGCACAGTAA
- a CDS encoding aromatic ring-hydroxylating oxygenase subunit alpha: MTLLENAAAKQSIRSRPVGNTPTIKNLGSTTDKVLNFPLNAWYVAAWDYEITRNPIARTIAGRPLAIYRTEDGKAVALADACWHRLAPLSMGKPVGRDGIQCPYHGIVYNSAGRCISMPAQETINPSATVPSFPIVERYRYAWVWIGDATLADPAKIPDMHQLDDPEWVGDGLTIGVNCNYQLVLDNLMDLTHEEFVHSSSIGQDELSESDFVVTHDDTTVTVTRWMLNIDAPPFWRKNMRDKFPDFEGKVDRWQIITFEAPSTICIDVGVAKAGTGAPEGDRSQGVNGFVMNTISPQNDRSCHYFWAFMRNYRLESQLITTQLRDGVSKVFKEDEDMLEAQQAAIDANPDYEFYSLNIDGGGMWVRRLIERMLEAEGRPASAQPEHAHRAPKAAR; the protein is encoded by the coding sequence ATGACCCTCCTCGAAAACGCCGCGGCCAAGCAATCAATCAGGTCCAGGCCCGTCGGCAACACTCCGACCATCAAGAATCTCGGCTCCACAACCGATAAAGTCCTGAATTTCCCGCTCAACGCCTGGTACGTGGCCGCCTGGGATTACGAGATCACCCGCAACCCCATCGCCCGAACCATTGCCGGCCGACCACTCGCCATCTATCGCACCGAGGACGGCAAAGCCGTCGCCCTCGCCGACGCGTGCTGGCACCGCCTCGCCCCACTTTCGATGGGCAAACCCGTAGGCCGCGACGGCATCCAGTGCCCCTATCACGGAATCGTCTACAACTCGGCCGGCCGCTGCATCTCGATGCCCGCACAAGAAACCATCAACCCCAGCGCAACCGTTCCGTCGTTTCCCATTGTTGAGCGATACCGGTACGCCTGGGTGTGGATTGGCGACGCGACGCTTGCCGATCCGGCAAAGATCCCAGACATGCACCAGCTCGACGACCCAGAGTGGGTTGGCGATGGGCTCACCATCGGGGTGAATTGCAACTACCAGCTTGTGCTCGACAACCTCATGGACCTCACCCACGAGGAGTTTGTGCACAGCAGTAGCATCGGCCAGGACGAGCTCAGCGAGAGCGACTTTGTGGTCACCCACGACGACACAACGGTGACGGTCACTCGCTGGATGCTCAACATCGATGCTCCCCCGTTCTGGCGCAAAAATATGCGAGATAAGTTCCCCGATTTTGAGGGGAAAGTTGACCGCTGGCAGATCATCACGTTTGAGGCGCCATCAACCATCTGCATCGACGTTGGGGTCGCGAAGGCCGGCACCGGCGCGCCTGAGGGCGACCGCAGCCAGGGAGTAAACGGGTTTGTAATGAATACCATTTCGCCCCAGAACGACCGCTCATGCCACTATTTTTGGGCTTTCATGCGCAACTACCGCCTCGAAAGCCAGCTCATCACGACGCAGCTCCGCGATGGCGTCTCGAAGGTCTTCAAAGAAGACGAAGACATGCTTGAGGCACAGCAGGCAGCCATCGATGCTAACCCTGACTACGAGTTCTACAGCCTGAACATCGACGGCGGCGGCATGTGGGTTCGCCGACTCATCGAGCGGATGCTTGAGGCAGAAGGTCGCCCCGCCTCCGCACAGCCGGAACACGCCCACCGCGCGCCAAAGGCGGCCCGCTAG
- a CDS encoding PDR/VanB family oxidoreductase, with product MAAHNQEVWQRGRVIEADYVATDIKRIVFEPTLPVKAAPGTHLTVAIEIDGAIDTRSYSIVASSDDGTRLTLSVFKTRNTRGGAILMHNLKVGDSIAMTQPMQNFPLRIGAERYVLVAGGVGVTAMVNMARVLREIGANYELVYVGRNREAMAYLDDLTALHGNRMRVFVDDEGNSLNVDKLLGSIAEHPFATETELYMCGPIRLMDGIRRSWASHGLNPPNLRFETFGNSGWFEPEDFIVRIPRLGIETTVGVGSSMLEALESAGADMMFDCRKGECGLCEVRIIDLEGEIDHRDVFFSEQQQRDNTKMCCCVSRGANPNAANGTRTVITLDVS from the coding sequence ATGGCAGCACATAATCAAGAAGTCTGGCAACGCGGCAGGGTCATCGAGGCCGACTACGTGGCAACCGACATCAAACGGATCGTTTTCGAGCCGACTCTGCCGGTGAAGGCAGCCCCTGGGACGCATCTCACGGTGGCAATCGAGATCGACGGCGCAATCGACACGCGCTCGTATTCGATCGTTGCGTCGAGCGACGACGGGACCCGGCTCACCCTCAGCGTCTTCAAGACAAGAAACACGCGGGGCGGGGCAATCCTGATGCACAACCTCAAGGTGGGCGATAGCATCGCAATGACGCAGCCGATGCAAAACTTCCCGCTCCGTATTGGAGCCGAGCGATACGTGCTCGTTGCCGGCGGGGTCGGCGTCACCGCGATGGTCAATATGGCACGGGTGCTTCGTGAGATCGGCGCGAACTACGAGCTTGTCTACGTCGGACGCAATCGCGAGGCAATGGCCTATCTCGACGATCTCACGGCTCTGCACGGCAACCGGATGCGCGTCTTTGTTGATGACGAGGGCAATTCACTCAACGTTGACAAACTGCTCGGGAGCATCGCCGAGCATCCGTTCGCCACCGAGACCGAACTGTACATGTGCGGTCCGATTCGACTCATGGATGGCATCCGCCGGTCGTGGGCCTCGCACGGCCTCAACCCGCCAAATCTGCGCTTCGAAACGTTTGGCAACAGCGGCTGGTTTGAGCCGGAGGACTTCATTGTGCGCATCCCCCGCCTTGGAATCGAAACAACCGTTGGCGTTGGCAGCTCAATGCTTGAGGCGCTCGAATCGGCTGGGGCCGACATGATGTTCGACTGCCGAAAGGGCGAGTGTGGCCTGTGCGAGGTTCGCATCATTGACCTCGAAGGCGAGATCGACCACCGCGACGTGTTCTTCAGCGAGCAGCAGCAGCGCGACAACACGAAGATGTGTTGCTGCGTCTCTCGCGGAGCGAACCCAAACGCCGCCAACGGCACCCGAACAGTCATTACCCTCGACGTTTCCTAG
- a CDS encoding acyl-CoA dehydrogenase family protein, translating to MTRSAAPTPSSFYPADQYGFSLELSAAELTVLGKLRVVLDEDVAPLLSDYWEQGQFPYQIVDTLIGLSLMNPPEFEGSPASDLYAGFRNFELARTDASIATFYNAQSGLFRTTVMRGGTDEQVARYDEAIQSFAFTGVFALTEPDHGSDIAGGLATTATRDGDTWTINGAKRWIGGAFSANVLAVFARDTADGQVKAFLVPTDAQGVALTKIERKTSLRIMQNADITLSEVKVHESDRLGRINSFADVAGLLRVMRSDVAWIATGLQCGAYEAALRYVREREQFGKPLASFQLVQEKLATMLGNLTASLGMVVQLTKRQSTGHYADENSALAKMFVCTRMRETVALAREVVGGNGIILDTDVARFHADAEAVYSYEGTHEINALIVARAATGIGAFR from the coding sequence ATGACCAGATCGGCAGCCCCAACGCCCTCCTCGTTTTACCCCGCTGACCAATACGGTTTCTCGCTTGAGCTCAGTGCTGCGGAGCTCACCGTCCTCGGCAAGCTCAGGGTTGTGCTCGACGAGGATGTTGCGCCTCTCCTCTCTGACTACTGGGAGCAGGGCCAGTTCCCCTACCAAATCGTCGACACGCTCATTGGGCTCAGCCTCATGAATCCCCCAGAATTTGAGGGATCTCCAGCAAGCGACCTGTATGCGGGCTTCCGCAATTTTGAACTCGCCAGAACGGACGCCTCAATCGCCACGTTCTATAACGCCCAGTCAGGTCTCTTCCGCACCACCGTGATGCGCGGCGGCACCGATGAACAGGTCGCACGCTATGACGAGGCCATCCAGAGCTTTGCATTCACGGGAGTGTTTGCGCTCACCGAGCCTGACCACGGCTCGGATATCGCTGGAGGCCTTGCCACAACCGCAACGCGCGACGGCGACACCTGGACAATCAACGGCGCAAAGCGTTGGATCGGCGGTGCGTTCTCCGCCAATGTGCTTGCCGTGTTCGCGCGAGATACCGCCGATGGTCAGGTCAAAGCGTTTCTTGTCCCCACCGACGCGCAGGGCGTCGCCCTCACCAAAATTGAGCGAAAGACATCGCTCCGGATCATGCAGAACGCCGACATCACGCTTTCGGAGGTGAAGGTTCACGAGTCAGACCGGCTCGGTCGCATCAATTCGTTTGCGGATGTCGCTGGCCTACTGCGGGTGATGCGCTCCGACGTCGCCTGGATTGCGACGGGGCTGCAGTGCGGCGCCTACGAGGCCGCCCTCCGGTACGTGCGCGAGCGGGAACAGTTTGGTAAACCACTCGCCTCGTTCCAGCTTGTACAAGAAAAACTCGCCACGATGCTTGGCAACCTCACCGCATCCCTCGGCATGGTGGTGCAGCTCACCAAACGCCAATCGACTGGCCACTACGCCGACGAGAACTCAGCGCTTGCCAAGATGTTCGTCTGCACGAGGATGCGCGAAACCGTTGCGCTCGCAAGGGAGGTTGTCGGCGGCAATGGCATCATCCTCGACACCGACGTTGCCAGGTTCCACGCGGATGCCGAAGCCGTCTATTCCTACGAAGGAACCCACGAGATCAACGCGCTCATCGTGGCTCGGGCAGCAACCGGCATCGGCGCGTTTCGCTGA
- a CDS encoding MFS transporter, with product MTLLERIDASKMSGYQWLIIALCVLLNAMDGFDVLAMAFTAGRVSDEFGLSGGELGLLLSAGLVGMAIGSLTLAPFADVIGRRPMILLSVGLATAGMLLSATANSAFELGAWRVVTGLGIGGILACTNVIASEYSSRRWRGMCISIYTAGYGIGATIGGAVAVTLQQHHGWRSVFIVGGLATGVILILLAVLLPESVAYLVTKRPAGLLERLNRIAKKIGQPATTSLPQPVLRTGTSSNTVSELFSPANRRSTGLIWAAFFAIMFGFYFANSWTPTLLQTAGMTADQSVIGGMALTLGGTFGALLYGALTTKWNSKTVMLIFVVLSAVSMALFIWSVGILALAFILGALVGMLINGCVAGLYTLTPGLYPAQIRSTGSGWAIGVGRVGAILAPMLAGNLLDAGWTAEMLYLGVGAVVLLAAAAVWGLRPQHVSSGAAAPAPIEAEAATVR from the coding sequence ATGACTCTCCTCGAACGCATCGACGCGTCCAAAATGTCCGGTTACCAGTGGCTCATCATTGCCCTCTGCGTACTCCTCAACGCCATGGATGGCTTTGACGTCCTCGCAATGGCCTTCACCGCGGGAAGGGTGTCTGACGAGTTTGGGCTGAGCGGTGGCGAGCTTGGTCTGCTGCTGAGCGCAGGCCTCGTTGGCATGGCGATTGGGTCTCTCACCCTCGCACCGTTTGCCGATGTGATCGGGCGACGCCCGATGATTCTTCTCTCTGTCGGCCTTGCCACGGCCGGAATGTTACTGTCGGCAACGGCGAACTCAGCATTCGAACTCGGGGCCTGGCGGGTGGTCACTGGCCTCGGAATTGGCGGCATCCTCGCCTGCACCAACGTCATCGCGAGCGAGTATTCATCTCGGCGCTGGCGCGGAATGTGCATCAGTATTTATACGGCAGGCTATGGCATCGGAGCCACCATCGGCGGAGCCGTTGCGGTCACGCTGCAACAGCACCATGGCTGGCGGTCAGTCTTTATTGTTGGCGGGCTTGCAACCGGTGTCATCCTGATTCTCCTTGCCGTACTGCTGCCCGAGTCGGTTGCCTATCTGGTGACCAAGCGCCCTGCAGGTCTGCTCGAACGGCTCAACCGCATCGCGAAGAAAATCGGGCAGCCTGCCACGACCTCGCTCCCCCAGCCGGTGCTGCGCACTGGGACATCCTCAAATACGGTGAGCGAGCTCTTCTCACCGGCCAACCGTCGATCAACCGGGCTCATCTGGGCCGCGTTCTTTGCCATCATGTTTGGGTTCTATTTTGCCAACAGCTGGACGCCGACACTCCTCCAGACCGCGGGCATGACCGCAGACCAGAGCGTCATTGGCGGCATGGCGCTCACCCTCGGCGGCACGTTTGGCGCGCTCCTGTATGGCGCGCTCACCACAAAGTGGAACAGCAAGACCGTCATGCTTATCTTTGTTGTCCTCTCGGCGGTCAGCATGGCGTTGTTCATTTGGTCAGTTGGCATCCTCGCCCTTGCGTTCATACTCGGGGCGCTGGTTGGGATGCTCATCAACGGCTGCGTTGCCGGCCTCTACACGCTCACGCCGGGGCTCTACCCCGCGCAGATCCGCAGCACTGGCTCAGGCTGGGCGATCGGCGTCGGCCGCGTTGGGGCTATCCTCGCCCCGATGCTCGCCGGCAATCTTCTTGATGCCGGGTGGACCGCCGAAATGCTTTACCTTGGCGTTGGCGCTGTGGTGCTGCTCGCGGCCGCTGCGGTATGGGGGCTGCGCCCGCAACACGTCTCGAGCGGAGCAGCTGCGCCCGCGCCCATCGAGGCCGAGGCCGCCACCGTGCGCTAG
- a CDS encoding amidohydrolase family protein: MTATRYEPGVNPASVVAIDTHVHIEVDDHGHNALPDALVEAASKYFKAGGPRPDLDSVAEYYRERNMAAVVFTVDATTALGRKPNSSEDIAEGAARNNDVLIPFGSVDPRGGADALAKLHRLAGDSGVRGFKFHPTVQNFDPSDEQYYPFWEALQNLGLPALFHTGQSGIGSGLPGGFGLKLGLSNPILLDPLAADFPELNVIMAHPSVPWQDEALAVATHKANVWIDLSGWSPKYFPENLVRHANSLLQDRVLFGSDFPLITPDRWLDDFAKLSIKDEIRPKIIKQNAARLLGLVTQ, from the coding sequence ATGACCGCGACGCGTTATGAGCCGGGAGTTAACCCGGCATCCGTTGTGGCAATCGACACCCACGTTCACATCGAGGTGGACGATCACGGGCACAACGCTCTCCCCGACGCGCTCGTTGAGGCCGCAAGCAAGTATTTCAAAGCTGGCGGTCCACGGCCAGACCTCGATTCGGTCGCGGAATACTACCGCGAGCGCAACATGGCCGCAGTGGTTTTTACGGTCGATGCCACAACCGCTCTCGGCCGCAAGCCGAACAGCAGCGAAGACATCGCTGAGGGTGCCGCGCGCAACAACGACGTGCTCATCCCGTTTGGCTCGGTTGACCCTCGCGGCGGGGCGGATGCCCTCGCCAAGCTGCACCGGTTGGCAGGCGACTCCGGTGTTCGGGGGTTCAAGTTCCACCCGACGGTGCAGAACTTCGACCCGAGCGACGAACAGTATTACCCGTTCTGGGAGGCGCTGCAAAACCTTGGCCTTCCCGCGCTCTTCCATACCGGGCAGTCCGGCATCGGCTCTGGCCTCCCAGGTGGATTTGGCCTCAAGCTTGGGCTCTCGAACCCCATCCTGCTTGACCCGCTCGCCGCTGACTTCCCCGAACTCAACGTGATCATGGCGCATCCATCGGTGCCGTGGCAGGACGAGGCACTCGCCGTCGCGACGCATAAGGCCAACGTCTGGATTGACCTGTCCGGATGGTCGCCAAAGTATTTTCCGGAGAACCTCGTCAGGCACGCCAACTCGCTCCTGCAAGATCGGGTGCTTTTTGGCTCCGATTTCCCCCTCATTACCCCAGACCGCTGGCTAGACGATTTTGCAAAACTCTCGATCAAAGACGAGATCAGGCCAAAAATCATCAAGCAGAACGCGGCCAGATTACTCGGATTGGTGACCCAATGA
- a CDS encoding MarR family winged helix-turn-helix transcriptional regulator: METRTSAQSTVAGSEAAPRQAGAAASAMERFIDTDLGHDIDFLLARARAARSAATNALLEPLDLRVRSYSVLSLACSDTNPSQKELAQFLDLDPSQIVALIDRLEERGLVRREPDPRDRRSNVIRATTAGKALYAEAGPLVAQSQELAMSSLTARDRERLFGYLKLVAFHG; encoded by the coding sequence ATGGAGACACGGACATCCGCACAATCGACCGTTGCCGGCAGCGAAGCCGCACCCCGCCAGGCCGGAGCCGCGGCATCCGCGATGGAACGCTTTATCGACACGGATCTTGGCCACGACATCGACTTTTTGCTTGCCCGCGCCCGCGCGGCCCGTTCGGCGGCAACCAACGCCCTGCTTGAGCCGCTCGACCTCCGCGTTCGTTCGTACTCGGTGCTGTCCCTCGCGTGCAGCGATACAAACCCGTCACAAAAAGAACTCGCGCAGTTTCTCGACCTCGACCCAAGCCAGATCGTGGCGCTTATCGATCGACTCGAAGAGCGCGGCCTCGTGCGGCGTGAGCCAGACCCGAGGGATCGGCGCTCAAATGTCATCAGGGCTACCACCGCTGGCAAGGCGCTCTATGCTGAGGCTGGCCCGCTCGTCGCTCAGTCCCAAGAACTCGCTATGAGCTCGCTCACCGCACGGGATAGGGAGCGGCTCTTCGGCTATCTCAAACTGGT
- a CDS encoding acyl-CoA synthetase — protein MRNQGIGSWIHRRREKSAANIAVVSGDQSVTYAELDRRINAFAAALAQRGIRSGDRVAYLGENHTAFLETFFACGVLGAIFVPLNTRLAPPEVRYALRDSGSSILVHADSLEPLAAAGSVDTFIDRRIIVNDRTEVEWTTPIGAVPLSDRILIESHETVIAEHLGSAAHIDAEVSLDDPAMILYTSGTTGSPKGALLTHENLTWNSYNVLVDYDVVSSDIALIISPMFHVASLDMGVLPVILKGGTVVLEPRFDPGRALELIELHRATMISGVPTTYQLICEHPLWDQTDISSLKKLTCGGSAVPVRVLNAYEDRGLAFSGGYGMTETAPGATSLNPSKSRAKMGSAGLPHFFTDLRIVDTNGRVLPAGEVGEIQLSGRNVIREYWNKPEATETAFADGEWFMSGDTGYVDDDGYLFVTGRIKDMIVSGGENVYPVEIEQLIVELPAVDSVAVIGIPDERWGEVPHAVVTLRSGSTLDAAAVQAHLSGRIARYKIPKTLQVVAEMPRTASGKIRKTDLR, from the coding sequence ATGCGAAACCAAGGAATCGGCTCGTGGATTCACCGCCGCCGCGAAAAATCAGCAGCCAACATCGCCGTCGTGAGCGGCGATCAGAGTGTCACCTACGCCGAACTTGACCGGCGCATTAACGCCTTCGCGGCGGCGCTTGCGCAGCGGGGCATCCGAAGCGGCGACCGCGTCGCCTACCTTGGCGAAAATCACACGGCATTCCTCGAAACCTTCTTCGCCTGCGGCGTACTTGGCGCCATTTTTGTGCCGCTCAACACGAGGCTCGCGCCGCCAGAGGTGCGGTACGCGCTTCGGGACTCGGGCAGCAGCATCCTTGTGCACGCTGATTCCCTTGAACCGCTCGCCGCCGCAGGCAGCGTCGACACCTTTATCGACCGCCGCATAATTGTGAATGACCGCACCGAGGTCGAGTGGACGACGCCGATTGGTGCGGTGCCACTCTCTGACCGCATCCTCATCGAATCGCATGAAACGGTCATCGCTGAGCACCTTGGCAGCGCAGCACATATTGATGCAGAGGTGAGCCTTGATGACCCTGCCATGATTCTGTACACCTCAGGCACAACGGGGAGCCCAAAGGGCGCGCTGTTGACCCACGAGAACCTAACCTGGAACAGCTACAACGTACTCGTCGACTACGACGTTGTGAGCAGCGACATCGCCCTCATCATCTCGCCAATGTTCCATGTAGCCTCCCTCGATATGGGCGTGCTCCCGGTCATCCTGAAGGGCGGAACGGTTGTGCTCGAGCCGCGCTTTGACCCAGGTAGAGCCCTTGAACTCATTGAGCTGCATCGCGCCACAATGATCAGCGGAGTGCCAACCACGTATCAGCTCATCTGCGAGCATCCGCTCTGGGACCAAACCGATATTTCGTCACTCAAGAAGCTCACCTGCGGCGGATCGGCTGTGCCAGTTCGCGTGCTGAACGCCTACGAAGACAGAGGCCTCGCGTTCTCTGGCGGATACGGGATGACCGAGACGGCACCAGGCGCCACAAGCCTCAACCCGTCAAAATCCCGGGCCAAAATGGGCTCTGCCGGGCTGCCACATTTCTTCACGGATCTGCGGATCGTGGATACCAACGGCCGTGTGCTGCCCGCAGGCGAAGTTGGCGAAATCCAGTTGTCTGGCCGAAACGTCATCCGCGAATACTGGAATAAGCCAGAGGCAACCGAAACTGCATTTGCCGATGGTGAGTGGTTTATGTCTGGCGACACCGGCTACGTTGACGACGACGGGTACCTCTTTGTTACGGGACGTATCAAGGACATGATCGTGTCTGGCGGCGAAAACGTGTACCCCGTTGAGATCGAGCAGCTCATCGTTGAGCTTCCCGCGGTCGACAGCGTTGCCGTCATCGGCATTCCTGACGAGCGCTGGGGCGAAGTCCCGCACGCGGTTGTGACGCTGCGCAGCGGATCGACGCTGGATGCCGCTGCGGTGCAGGCGCATCTCTCCGGACGCATCGCTCGCTACAAAATCCCGAAGACGCTTCAGGTTGTGGCTGAGATGCCACGAACGGCGAGCGGCAAAATCAGAAAAACCGACCTGCGGTAG
- a CDS encoding PadR family transcriptional regulator, translating to MSLRYALCALLTSQPMTGYDVYKHFEQSVGYVWHAPDSQIYPELRRMEADGLITGKDERWGTKGTKKRYSITPSGEQAFRAWMNETLDYPRERNPISLKTAYLEWASPEAARAQMRAHIEHYAALIIVWQDMIDAIHDHSNPVLAKRLENYPESEWPRIEGYKALAYEGMIERAQAEVRWAKRALTVIDDLA from the coding sequence ATGAGCCTGCGATACGCACTCTGCGCCCTGCTCACGTCACAGCCAATGACCGGCTATGACGTCTACAAACACTTTGAACAATCGGTTGGCTACGTCTGGCACGCGCCCGACTCGCAGATATACCCAGAGCTGCGCCGCATGGAAGCCGATGGCCTCATCACCGGAAAAGACGAACGCTGGGGCACAAAAGGCACCAAGAAACGATACTCAATCACGCCATCCGGGGAACAAGCCTTCCGGGCATGGATGAACGAAACCCTCGACTACCCGCGCGAACGAAACCCCATCAGTCTTAAGACCGCGTACCTCGAATGGGCATCGCCCGAGGCCGCCCGCGCGCAGATGCGCGCGCATATCGAACACTACGCCGCGCTCATCATCGTCTGGCAAGACATGATTGACGCCATCCACGACCACAGCAACCCAGTGCTCGCCAAACGCCTCGAAAACTACCCAGAGAGCGAGTGGCCGCGCATCGAAGGGTACAAGGCGCTGGCGTACGAGGGCATGATCGAGCGAGCCCAGGCTGAGGTCCGCTGGGCGAAGCGGGCGCTGACGGTTATTGACGACCTGGCGTAG
- a CDS encoding MaoC family dehydratase: MTDQTTATFDELPALIGTDLGYTDYREVTQDQINTFADAADDHQWIHTDPEKAKDGPFGAPIAHGFLTLSLAIPMWTELFDVTGVATKVNYGLDKVRFPAPVTVGSRIRMNAVIADVTEIPGGVQLGVDQTIEIEGQTKPAVVSKGLYRFYA; encoded by the coding sequence ATGACCGACCAAACAACCGCAACCTTCGACGAGCTCCCCGCCCTGATCGGCACCGACCTTGGATACACCGACTATCGCGAGGTTACGCAGGACCAAATCAACACGTTTGCGGATGCCGCCGACGACCACCAGTGGATCCACACCGACCCGGAAAAGGCCAAGGACGGACCATTTGGCGCGCCAATCGCCCACGGATTCCTCACCCTTTCGCTTGCGATCCCGATGTGGACTGAGCTGTTTGACGTGACCGGCGTGGCGACAAAGGTCAACTATGGTCTCGACAAGGTTCGGTTTCCCGCCCCCGTCACGGTTGGCTCTCGCATCAGGATGAACGCGGTCATCGCTGACGTCACCGAGATCCCTGGCGGCGTACAGCTTGGCGTTGACCAAACCATCGAGATTGAGGGCCAGACAAAACCTGCCGTGGTCTCGAAGGGGCTGTACCGCTTTTACGCCTAA